CCAACACTGCACAGGTCAGTATGTGTCAGTCCTAGTGTTGTGTGTCATACTTGAGTTTGTTGAGTGTGTAGTTTGGATCACTTTGATAAGCGAGCAGCTGAAGTGCTGAGTGTTGTGGGTGATTGTAGCTCAGGTCGAGTTCTCTCAGGTGTGACGGGTTTGAACTCAGAGCTGAAGCCAAATAACAACATCCTTCATCTGTCACCATACAACCTGATAACCTACAGACACACAACACGTTTTCATACTCTTTATTTTGCATTACTGCTGAAATGTTACTTCAGTATAGAAATCCATAGACACACACCTCAGTATCTGTAGATgacagtttgtgttgttgagagcatcagagatcagcttcactcctgaatcctgaAGATCATTGTTACTCACATCAAGATCTCTCAGAGGAGACTTCAAGCAGTGAATCGAGGCGAGTATCTCACAACTCTTCTCTGTGAGATTACACCAGCTCAGTCTGCATTAAAACAATCTTTCGTTAATCATCTGCTATAAAGTTAAAATTAACAAAAGGTTTTAAAGGTTTGAAAGCACTAGTGacaattgttttttaatttaaagtaatagttcactccaaaacaaacattctgtcatcatttattcctcctcatgtggttgtaaatctgtatgtgactctttcttcagtgaaacacaaaagaagatattttgagaaatgttttgtgttcatataatggaagtcaatgaggttcagtgttgtttgattatcaaaattcttcaaaatatcttctttcgtgtttcaCTGAATAAAGActcacatacagatttacaaaccaCATGAAGAGGAATAaacgatgagagaattttcatttttgggtgcactgtcactttaagagtaCGGAGGTATAAAATGAACGTAGactgtagaggtaaaataagtcATTTCAGATCATTATATATATTACCAGCAAAACAATTTCTTGAGAATGTTCTGAAAAGCAACTTTGTGCGGAAATTAAGTGGTTTGCATTTCCATTCGTACTAAAGTTTCAAAATGTGTTCTGTTTATACCCTATACCCTGCGCTGCTATAACACTAAATATCTTAAACACTTTCCTCAGAATTTATTGTTATATCTGGAACCAATAAAACATATTGATCACAAAAAATACTTTCCTCAGAATTTCAagctttctttctgtgttttccatTCCAAGTAAGAGATGTTGGAGTCCAGAGTTCTGGAGGTCATTGCCGCTCAGGTCGAGCTCTCTCAGACGGCACGAGACATTACTGAGAGCAGAGACCAGCGACTCACAGCACTCCTGACCAAGGTGACACTGGGCCAGtctgaaaaacaaaattcaCTTTTGCATTAAAGACTTGGTAGTGTTCAACTTTCATTTTATAAAGTATTTCTACCAACACATCTGACCTTAATATCTCAAGTTTACAGTTTGAACTCTTCAGTCCAGCACAGAGCGTCTTCACTCCGGCCTCCAGGTTGAAATTATCACTGAGGTCGAGCTCTATGAGCGGACAGTTCTCTATCTGGAGAGCAGAGGCCAGCGTTTCACAGCAAGTTTCTGTCAGTCCGCAGTCTGAAAACCTGCAATGAGGCCAGATGTTCACTCTTCATCAATCGATGTGAAGACTTGAAGGGTTTGACAAATATTATACTAAACATGCTGATCTTGATAATGTTTCTCCGGAAATTGCTAAGGGGATATAAAACgtattgactttctttcttctgtggaacacaaaagaaaatattttgagaaatgtcttagtggttttgtgatcatacaatggaagtcaattgggttcagtgttgttcggttgtcaacattcttcaaaatatcttcttttgtgttctgcagaagaaagaaacttatagaggtttaaaatgacatgaattttcatttttgggaaaagtccccgtgaaccagaagttgcgatcgtgtTTACTTCTGCATTCTGACGCATTTCAGAGCGAAAcagaatttcgaatgagaaaaacattatgggcgtggcttgtgttttccaTGCGATtcgattggatgtataaaaacagccatcgcattttgaaatggaactgggagcagactgcgagttgaaggggaggagttaacagatgccccgcccaagccgtctaatttacgtcatttcagatggatagtcactagagggcaaaagtgcattttcagattttaactgaagattatgagggcacatgaatttaaaaaagagaatgacccacattgacaaactatttacaataaacgctgcaatatttcaagaaaaaataGGAATAGGACTTGTACAGTGTAAAATGGAAGTAGATTGTccaggtaaaataatctggatttgggtaaattggatgagaaatgtttgagatctccaataatattgacttttgattgctgactcgacaaatctgagctcagtttgacacattgttgacatctcttctcaaactctaatgacagacacgtttctgacatttctgactctttttcccaggagaaatatctgaaacGCAGATTCTGATTGCTCTCCATTTCATCTCATTACGTGCAGTAACAATTGAGATAATACTATATATATTCATTGAGATAATAATGTCAACATGATCAGCACATTGGTGTAATCTGCGAACAAATGTACTCACAGAGCTCTCCTGCAGCATCTCACTGCCGGGACCAGCCTTCTGCGTCCTTCGTACGTCGTGCTGAACTTCTTCGCGTCAAAGTCATCCAGCACTTCCTCTGACATCACAAGCACGTAGACCAGCGCTGAGCAGTTTGAGGAGGAGATCTCCCTCTTTTGACCCGACCCCGGTTTCAGATAATTCTTGATCTGTTGGTACAGAGATCTGTCCTGGAGCTCAAGGATGCAGAAGAAGTGATTGATGGATTTATCCCTGCACATAtctttgttttgcatttgcTTGATGTACTGGATGGTCTTTGCGATGCACTTTTTATTGTTCTCCTTGCGCGTCAACAAGCCTGTGAGAAGTTGTTGGTTGGAGTCGAGAGAAATGCCCAGCAAGAAGCGGATGAAGAGATCGTAATGTCCCCTCTCGTCTTTCTGCGCGTAATCGATCGCTTTCCTCAGCAAAATGTACAGCAGGTCTTTCTCGGGACGCGAACCCTCGAGGAACAAACTGAGGTCGTCCATATCGTTGTTCTGGTAGCAGACGTACACGTGCAGCGCGGCGAGAAACTCCTGGATGCTCAGGTGTACGAAGTAATAAACCTTCACCTCGTGAAGCACGGAGTCTTTCTTAAAGATCTCGGCGATCATCCCCGAGTCTTCGCTCACGTCAATACCGCACTCTTGCAGATCTTCTTCATAGAACATGACgttttctttcttcagctgttCGAACGCCACTTTGGCCATCTTGAAAATCATCTCCCTGTTGGAGCCAAGCAGCTTTGTACGTTCTCTCACGTTTTTCTCGTCGTACTTTTGGTTCTTCATGTTCATCTGAATCAGCAGAAAGTGAATGTACATTTCCGTGAGCGTCGTGGGAATGTCCTCCCCGTTGTTCCTGACGAGAATATCGTGGAGCACGGTGGCGGCGATCCAACAGAACACGGGGATGTGACACATGATGTAGAGACTACGAGACGTCTTAACGTGTTTGATAATTTCAGAAGCGTGAGTCTTATTTTCGATTCTCTTTCTGAAGTATTCCTCCTTCTGCGGGTCGTTGAATCCTCGCACCTCGGTGAACAAACCTACAAACTCTGGAGGAATCTGATTGGCCGCCGCTGGTCTTGAGGTGATCCAGATGAGCGATGATGGAAGCAGGTGGCCTTTGACTAAACTTGTGAATATAGCATCGACAGACGCTTGTGTATTGGTGCAGGTTAGTGGCGCGCTGTCGAAACTCAACGGAAGGCGACTCTCGTCAAGTCCGTCGAAGATAAAAGCAAGCGAACAACTTTCAAACATCGTCGCGTCCTTCAATTCTTTCAGTTCAGGATGAAATTCCAGCAGGAACTCGTGGAAACTGATGTGTTTGTCTTTAATCAAGTTCATCTCTCTGAAGGGAAACAGGAACATGGCGTCTACGTCCTGATTGGCTGTTCCTTCAGCCCAATCCAGAATGAACTTGTGCACCGAGAAGGTTTTTCCAATGCCAGCGATGCCTTTGGTGAGCACAATGTTTCTCTTCTGCTTCAGTAAGCGGAAAATATCATTGCAGTGGATTGGTGTGTCTTTAAATTTGGGGCATTTGAAAGCTCGGTCAATCTTCATAATCTCATGCTCATTGTTGACATCAGTAATATCTCCTTCCGCTATAAACAGCTCCGTGTAAACTTTTTTAAGTtgggttttattttcttttttgcctTCGAAAATGTGCTCCGTTTTCTCCCTCATGTTGGCTTTGTGCTGTTTCAGGACATCTTCCTCTgttcaaaacaagaaaaactgtGACATTATgtgaaagaaatgcaaatacgTTTATGACGCTACTATAAAGAAGAGACTTTGGATTGTGTACTTTGTTTTCCTGCGTGAATCCCAGATGTCTCGCCCAATGAGGGTTTTTGTAGCCCTATGAGAGAGATAAAAAATCATGATATATGAAGTGTGGTATAAGTTCATGTTAAGGTTAGGTTTAGTGATCATACCGGTGGTTGTGTTGAGGTTGAAGGTTACTGGCCCTGAGATGATGTTATGGGCGAGTACAGGAGCGTTGACAGCAGCACCCGTTTGACCACTGACATCAACACAACCCCCAGCATTGTGAACTATAataagagaaagaaaagagagcGATTACAACCCAATCATTTCCTCAGTTTAAACATTAGCGACACGCTCCCCAATATTACCTTCCTTCGTCTCTAACTGTACAGCCAGCTGCGTGTGTTTCATCTTCTTCAGGATGTCACATGTGATCTTCACAGCTCCGTCTTCTCCAAAACGCTCCAGCATCTGATCCACAGTGTCTGTGACGTCTGCATTCTCAAGTTTATCAGACAAAGCCGATTCACGTTGTTTTAAATGCCACTTGAACCTTTTCAGTTTCTCTGGCTCCAGTTCATCCAATGTTTCCACAAGCTGCTCTGAAACAGACGCCATTTTGTCTATCTGGAGTAATAATTGAGAGACGTTATTTGTGACGccgtctgtgaaatccaggatGAAGTGTCAAAATCTTATTATGAGATTATTTAAACATTGATTTCACTATGCTCAATCTTTGACCTACTCAGTCAAGTACATTTTCACAGCACGTTCTTTACCTTCTGTAGTATGGTTTTATGTATgtagtgaataaataaaaaacttagCTGGGTTTAAGGGTCACATTTGACCAGAGAATTTTTTGAGATTTGCAATGAGTCTCAGACCACAGCAAAGAATACAGAGTGAAAAATGCAATGAGAAATGCAAACGTTTCACTATAATGTTGTTTGCATACATTACCTGTTATTTACAAATGCCTTAAATATGTATAAGCCTatttaatatacaaaatatgatCATATTTAGATAAactattaaatgtttattcttaagTTAATGACAATTAACTCAATACAAGCCTACTTGTCGCCTTCCTGTCAGTTTAAGATAGCAGCATAACTTTAGACGGAAATAGTAAAAAAGTGAGACGTTTTAGCTCTAAAAAGCAACCGTTTTAAGTTTCTTAAATGGTACTCACCGTATCACATATTATTAGTGGCAATagtgccaaaacaaacaaaaaagtgtgGGAATTTTAAACACAAATGTGACCCGCGCTGAAATGCCGTTACTTTCACTTTTAAACAGTTTCAGCAATGGGACAAAATGACCGCGAGAGTAGTTCTGACCTTCGACCTGAAGGGGGCGCTAATATGAAAACGTCAACAAACCTTTGGACTGACAAACCCTTGAGTAGGCTAATAATACTTCCAGAAGTTTTGAATGAAgtgttttgaataaaaaaaactttcaagaACAACTTGACATTCgttctttattcttttattttacaaaaaagcaGGAGTTGTGGAAGAAAGTTTTAAAGGTTAATTGTGGCAACAGAAGAAATGGCTTTAAAACGTCACTCTGGTATAAACTGGACCTGTATAAACTTGACATGGTGTGCGAGATTTTTTGGGGAAAGAATTCGAAGCATCTATGAGAATCAACAGCTTGATGTGGTTTCTGCGTAAACTCAGTTCTACCTTCTcccattttcatttctttacattcagTTACGTGATAATATGGACGGTGGTTGATCAATGTTAactagaaatgtaaaaaatgctcttgttcaaaatatcaataaatgaaAAGACTTGATGTTTGCTCTGTAGAGTTGACTGGCATTCACAGAACAACAGTTACATAATCACACAATGTCTGTCCATCAGAAGTTCTGTCTGAATGGTCTGTAAATTCGATGGTGGAATAATGGAGATTATTAGAGACGTTCTGTGCTAAAGCGTAAACAGAAGCATCATGTTCACCGGATGCAGGAAGAACCAAACTGTGATGAACATTTGTGAGGGGAATCTCTTCATAATAACAGACAGAGACCTGaattgaaaaaaacaaacaaacagatgaaACAATCAAAACCAGGAGAGCAAACAGGTCTTTAAACACTTTTTACATGCTCTTTTATtccattcatttattcaaaatACTGAGCTTTTTTTGCGTCTTCTTAGCACGTAAAAGACTGAATTCACCTGTGAAGGGtatttttggtttaaaaacGGACAGAgcagtataatataatatcacCATTACAGTATACTGGTTATGGGTCAACAAATATGTCACAAATCGACAAGTAATCCGTTACCTACAGATCTGACATTTGTTCACTAAAACGCACCCTAGTTTGTCTTATTTCCCCATTTTCCTGATTCCCAGCTGAGCCATGAGCGACACCGCTGAGCTGCAGTTCTGTTTAGTGACACcagagggcgagagagagagaatcatgTGAAGGTTTAAATTATGAACAAATTTGACTACGAATACAAAGCTTTCATGTGTTGATAAAGGAGgtgtcccagatagcacaatccatctggtttacgtctatctgacgtctgcatttacatctgcaagacatcttaaatacatagtttgctcatctgcaatacgtctcggagacgtctgtaatacgtctgctaaagatctgctgcttaaaaacatctgctaaacatcttacaaagagcagctttacatccattctaaatcataaacatcttacagacatcttctagatgtctatttgacgtctgacagcagacatctccgagacgtattgcagatgagcaaactatgtattgtagatgtcttgcagatgtaaatgcagacgtcaaatagacgtaaaccagatgtatgtgtgctatcaggggtgatacaatttaaaaacagaaatgatgTGTGGTTACGTTCATTCTTTTTCCTCCGTCTgaagtaaataaacaacacgAATCCAAACAAGATCAGCATCGCTGCAACCGACGGCGTGATGAACACAAATAAAcctcaaaaacacacatcagaACGCCATTTTATTGCTGTATCGATATTTCACATTTGATTATTGTGCGTCAGAAGTCAACATACTTGTCTCTGTGTTTGGTGACAATGAATGAGCAGATGATGAGGAGGAGGTAAGTAAAGATgaaggtgatgatgatgatgtggctGATCTGGATGAAGAATCGGTAGATGCTGGATGGGTGATGTGAAATGAAGCGGTGGTTGGTTTATGTGACGTGCTCTCAGATGTGACTGAAACAGAAATGATCATTGAATTTAATGCAAGATATCACAACTAACATCCACACTTAAAGAGTATGCACAAGCTGTAGTTATTTCGCTTGTGACGTGATCAATCTATTTAAGGTGGACCACAAGCAACTTgttgtcttctgtgttctgtgtgTATTGAAATGTACACAACTCAACTTGTTGTCTTATTGTGCAGTTCAGTTCATgcgtttgattattttaaccaCTGTTTAAGAGAGCTTCTCTTTTCAGGAAGATAACAATCAGTTTTCGTACTTTCCCCCCGACACAGCTGTTAATAACGCTTCACTGGTGTGACGGGTGGGGCGGAAATACAGCAGCAAGTGTGAACTAAGAAACGAGtctgatgaaaacagaaaaacgaaaCATTATTTAGATGAACGGGCAGTTCATTTAGTTATATATGAACATTCTCTCATCAGTTACATAGTGCTCGTGTCTTCAACCAATCAATCAATATTCACTTccattgcattttttttctcatacaatgtaacatgaataaaaaatgtttgtttgggTGTACTGTTTCTCAAACATTGCTCATATCTCACCTTCAGAAATCTTGAGAATGACTGCCGAAATCCAATTGTCATGTGCTTGTTGAGATCCTCTCAGTGCTATGTTTCCACACCAGTACATCCCAGAATCCTCTTCTGTCAGATTTGTGATGGTCACAGTAAAAACTCTTGCAGATGTATCGTCGATCAGAGAGAATCTGCCGTTTGTGACTTTCTCTTTTGATACTTTGACACCAGATGTCTCACACAATGACAAATTCTCTCCCTTGCAAAAGAATTTATGGTTATTGATGACATGATTGTAATGGCATTGGACGGACAGCTCATCTCCTTTTACGCCAGACATGTGGGACACTAAATAAGAGGAAAAGTAATAGATTTAAGGTGAACCGAAACTGTGTTGTACATTTAATAACATAACATTGGAAACGTGTCCACGCTTGTGTGATTATCTGTAATGAAAATAAGGATGTTTCCAATCACTTGCCATTTTTGACAGACAAGAAGACCTCTCTGTAGACATCTGTTTCAAACACACGTCTCCTCACCGCACACCAGTACTGTCCTCCATCCTTTGCTCTCAGATCCGTTATAGTGAACGTTGTAGCTGTTTTGTCATCCTTTAAAGAGAACCTCGTATCATCTGGTGTTCTTCCAGTCTCAATGGGTATATCTTTATCTGCCAACACTTTTAATGTTGAACATTTTCCTCTGCAGAGGTACTTTGTGTTGTCTGTGAATTGAGCATCATACGGGCATCTGATGTTCACACTCCCTCCCTCGTATGATGTGTAGGTCATGATCCCTCCATCTCCACAGATCACAACTGCACGCACGGAATATGAAccagcaataaaaacaaactcacTGAACCACCAAAAACACAGTCAAAAAAGAACCACACTTAAAAGAGAtacaaaacatgcaaaaacGTGTCATATTTAGGACACGAGCAGAGCAAAGGTCAGGAGTAAACACAGCTGATGTTTTGAGGAAACACTTACTTGAGATGTAGATCAATAAATAGAAAAGATGGAAATGAAATCTTCTacacatttataatttattactCTCTTTCTCAACCTCTCTGACTGACAGACAAAGCCGTACTGTACAGTGCGAGCTTCCCTTTATACCAGTGAGTTTACTCTGATGCGCGTTCATGAAGAGCGCGCGCCCTCTGCTGGTGCAGTAACATCGAAACACGGTAGTAGAGCAAAGATCCCGAACGCTAAGAGAAATGaaatatttcccttttttatttaatgcactTCATGAGAGCATGTCCTTTTTTCTCATTAGTGACAATGGTGTAAACCACTTATCCTGATTTACAAAGGGACAGGATGATCTGACACCGAAGAGACAAACATGAAATGCAAAGAGAATTTTCTTACCAAAGGGTTTGGTAATTTTACATGAACATCTCCGTTGTTCATAGGTTCATTTATTAGCAAACTTTTTCTTTAACGTAAAGTGGCGGATTATAACATTATATCTGACTTACAAATGAAGAAAAGCCCTGCTGTACACACTATCACATCCAAGCACATAAAAGAGCTACGCGTATTGGTTCACGCATGCGCAATGCAAGCTCCTAGTTACAATATTCGTATTATTAAAGTtataacaataacaaacaacaaatgtCTTGTTATATATTGGAGGTCATACACTTAAATACTGGTGCGCAATATTGCCAGCACCGCACTCTCAGACTGGATGAAACAGTTGAGAAAAATGCAAAAGCGCGCGGCCCCTGTAGAGCAAGGCCCGTAATcataaagcttctaagaatcctcaaAGAAAGCTcataatttatcttaaaaactTAGGAGGAGTCTTATCTCAAAAGTGACTCAGgatcaatctgagagcaactctgaacaaggaaaagacaaacatCTAAgggaggaggcggggctgaccccgttgctatgtcttttgaagactgtgattggttggttggccaagaaggaaaaagGAGTGTTAGCACATAAATAAGTAATGTCAATAAATTCAAATTCTGTATTATTATTCAGTGTCTGTATTTTATCTAAGCAAGATTGAAATGCATATTACAACTGTTCCATTACAAAGTATACGCTTCTTTAAGTTCCAAAcacgtaaataaaaaatgaattttcatgaaatattgcagcgcttattgtaaatagtttatcaatgtgggtcattctctttttaaaatttgtgtgccctcataaacgtcagttaaaatgtgaaaatgcacatccttcctgtaatgactatcaaTCTtcgatgacgtatgttagacggcttgggcggagcatccgttaactccttagcttcaactgtcagtctgctgccaattccatttcaaaatgcaacggctttTTTATACattccaatcaaatcgcagagaaagatgaaa
This sequence is a window from Triplophysa rosa linkage group LG4, Trosa_1v2, whole genome shotgun sequence. Protein-coding genes within it:
- the LOC130552911 gene encoding CMRF35-like molecule 8 isoform X2 codes for the protein MTYTSYEGGSVNIRCPYDAQFTDNTKYLCRGKCSTLKVLADKDIPIETGRTPDDTRFSLKDDKTATTFTITDLRAKDGGQYWCAVRRRVFETDVYREVFLSVKNVSHMSGVKGDELSVQCHYNHVINNHKFFCKGENLSLCETSGVKVSKEKVTNGRFSLIDDTSARVFTVTITNLTEEDSGMYWCGNIALRGSQQAHDNWISAVILKISEVTSESTSHKPTTASFHITHPASTDSSSRSATSSSSPSSLLTSSSSSAHSLSPNTETSLFVFITPSVAAMLILFGFVLFIYFRRRKKNEQLQLSGVAHGSAGNQENGEIRQTRVSVCYYEEIPLTNVHHSLVLPASGEHDASVYALAQNVSNNLHYSTIEFTDHSDRTSDGQTLCDYVTVVL
- the nlrp3 gene encoding NACHT, LRR and PYD domains-containing protein 3, whose product is MASVSEQLVETLDELEPEKLKRFKWHLKQRESALSDKLENADVTDTVDQMLERFGEDGAVKITCDILKKMKHTQLAVQLETKEVHNAGGCVDVSGQTGAAVNAPVLAHNIISGPVTFNLNTTTGLQKPSLGETSGIHAGKQKEDVLKQHKANMREKTEHIFEGKKENKTQLKKVYTELFIAEGDITDVNNEHEIMKIDRAFKCPKFKDTPIHCNDIFRLLKQKRNIVLTKGIAGIGKTFSVHKFILDWAEGTANQDVDAMFLFPFREMNLIKDKHISFHEFLLEFHPELKELKDATMFESCSLAFIFDGLDESRLPLSFDSAPLTCTNTQASVDAIFTSLVKGHLLPSSLIWITSRPAAANQIPPEFVGLFTEVRGFNDPQKEEYFRKRIENKTHASEIIKHVKTSRSLYIMCHIPVFCWIAATVLHDILVRNNGEDIPTTLTEMYIHFLLIQMNMKNQKYDEKNVRERTKLLGSNREMIFKMAKVAFEQLKKENVMFYEEDLQECGIDVSEDSGMIAEIFKKDSVLHEVKVYYFVHLSIQEFLAALHVYVCYQNNDMDDLSLFLEGSRPEKDLLYILLRKAIDYAQKDERGHYDLFIRFLLGISLDSNQQLLTGLLTRKENNKKCIAKTIQYIKQMQNKDMCRDKSINHFFCILELQDRSLYQQIKNYLKPGSGQKREISSSNCSALVYVLVMSEEVLDDFDAKKFSTTYEGRRRLVPAVRCCRRALFSDCGLTETCCETLASALQIENCPLIELDLSDNFNLEAGVKTLCAGLKSSNCKLEILRLAQCHLGQECCESLVSALSNVSCRLRELDLSGNDLQNSGLQHLLLGMENTERKLEILRLSWCNLTEKSCEILASIHCLKSPLRDLDVSNNDLQDSGVKLISDALNNTNCHLQILRLSGCMVTDEGCCYLASALSSNPSHLRELDLSYNHPQHSALQLLAYQSDPNYTLNKLKIEPGGESFIKSGIRKYAHHLTLDPDTAHVNLLLSDGDRSVTHVTEKQPYPDHPDRFEPFCQVLCRESLSGRCYWEAEWTGSDGMTGVTYKSILRKTDEIVVVEATSQLGNNSVSWALTCGARPYACHDEKDISIQTPTSRSSRNGVFVDTVAGRLSFYSVSDSHTLTHLYTFLTSFQEAPYAGFEVDSGTLNLCQLE
- the LOC130552911 gene encoding CMRF35-like molecule 8 isoform X1 yields the protein MCRRFHFHLFYLLIYISIVICGDGGIMTYTSYEGGSVNIRCPYDAQFTDNTKYLCRGKCSTLKVLADKDIPIETGRTPDDTRFSLKDDKTATTFTITDLRAKDGGQYWCAVRRRVFETDVYREVFLSVKNVSHMSGVKGDELSVQCHYNHVINNHKFFCKGENLSLCETSGVKVSKEKVTNGRFSLIDDTSARVFTVTITNLTEEDSGMYWCGNIALRGSQQAHDNWISAVILKISEVTSESTSHKPTTASFHITHPASTDSSSRSATSSSSPSSLLTSSSSSAHSLSPNTETSLFVFITPSVAAMLILFGFVLFIYFRRRKKNEQLQLSGVAHGSAGNQENGEIRQTRVSVCYYEEIPLTNVHHSLVLPASGEHDASVYALAQNVSNNLHYSTIEFTDHSDRTSDGQTLCDYVTVVL